ATCCAAAAAGATCTTTTTGTCTATTCAGAGAGACAGACATgagaaaataagtgaaacaaaGAGCTAGAGGAATGACAATACACTTATAACTTTCAAATTCCAAATGATACTTTCAGCCTCTGCACAGAGACAGACCTTGAAGAATCCAGTGCAGCTTCCAGAGCACCAGTTCTACATATTTTGGGCCCCTTGCATTTAATATTGGCTCAGGGGTTCTCAGTTTCCCACGTAACCTATATCAATGCTGTATAGGACTGTCTTCTCTGAATAAGCAAGCATGAATGCCAAAGGGTCTTAACTCTACTAATTATAGCAAGCTTAGTGACTTTTCTTAAACTGCCTTACCTAGAAACTCAGCATTCTTAGTATACTCAGTGTTCTTAGCAGATTATCAACACTGTAAAAGATACAGTTTGCCTGACACCATTTCATGCAGATTCTCTGCTCGAACACTATAATCCTAGTGTTTGTCTTTCAAtgactttatatataaaatgtcaacTTGACCTCTATTACATGAGACATTTAGATTtactttaacaaaaattaaattctagcTACATTACTAATAGTGATAATTTAATGACACATTTATGAAGTAAATGCTAATTTGCATAATTCTATCCACATGACCACAGTGACTAGGGCAGGAATCGACACATGGTTTAGAGGGAATCATGGGATGGTTCAGGATCTACTGGGAAGAAATGCTGTCTTTTTTTGACTCAGCAGGGACCTGAGAAGATGCAGGCCTACCATTTGCTATTAGCAGCAATCCTGCCACCACAGCCCCAAATCAAAGAAACCTTAAAGAAGAATGAGCTGATTCCTAATGCCAGTTTGAGCACCCATATCAACCTCTACTTGAGACCACTTTATACCTGGCCTTGCATGTAGGTGAGCCTAAAATTCCTTCAAGTCCATGAGTTAGGTTGGATGTGACTTGCAAACCAAAGAGACCTAACAGACTTATTCTCACAGAAGGAAAAAGGCAGGAAGGAGACTGCAGACAGGACAAGTATAAGTCACTCTGTATTTATTTGGTATTCAATGCACTTCCCTTTCCAGAGAGAAATTACAGAGTCTGGAGTATCCCATTTTAATAAATCCCCTGCTTCCGGCTTTGCATCCAGAATTTTTATGCCCCTTAATCAATGTTTGGTATCGTCACATACAGTGGTTAAAATTTTTCCCTGAGATTATAAGGCTGTGCCTTTGTCCACAGAATATCTTTCCCTCCAAAATTCAAGAGAAAAGTAGGAAACGGAACGTCTTCTGGTGGTGGGACAGGTGGATAACTTAGGTAGAATTCCTGAGAAAAAGGTGTAGAGTCAAACACACCACTAATTAATATTTCCCTGGCTGGGAACTCTTATCCTTTCAACATCTCCAAACATTCTGGAAGGGAAATTGCATAAAAAGACACATTATCGCAATGCTGTGTGCAAAGTTAGGTTGGCTTCTGGTAACTGCCAGAGCAGTCTTGATGCCTAGTGTCCAGTAAAAGGCAGAGCTAGTGAGGTACGGACAGCCTTCTCCAGTGGCATATGGGAAAGAGAGAAACCCAGACATGGGTGATGAGAAAAAATTGTTATCACACTATACACTTAGGCCTGCAACGTTcttcaaaatggtttaaaatcaAAAGAGCTCATGATCCTCCACAAGCAGGAATGGGGAGAGGCTTAGTGGATTATCAGTTCAAATCAAGGCAGCAAAGCATAAGGCAAATGGACATGAATCTTCCAGTCTTGGTGCACTGAGTGTCAGTTCTGAAGAAAATGCAACTTCAGCAGGAAATCACCCCCCTGGGTTGCATGAAATCATATGTGGGAAGGAGCCAGCTTGCCAGGATCAGTCACTCTTAGCTGGTGTTGTCACTCCTCCACCCAAGATCTCCCTAGAATGGCAAAATGGATTGACTGTGTTCCTTACTGAGGACTcccctttttaaaagtaaacaagcaAAAGTTTCCCTAATCTGACCCACATTCAACAGTGGAAGAAGGCAGCGGGtcctggggaagggagagtgggAAAGGAAGCCGGGCGTCAGGCAAACACACCCAGGGACAACATGCTGGAGAGCGTGCAAGCCTCTGAGGACAAAAAAGTGAAAGGCAGGCTGAGCGCTGGCGGTTGTGGCACTTCCGGAGACATCATTCCATGGACACAAGGCTCCCAATTCCCTCCCTTAGGTTTTCTTGTGATAGTTCTGACAGGCTTTCGTCATGTCTTTCAAGAAGTTAGGAACTCCATTCTGCAAAGGAAAGGAGACTGTCACTTCTATATCCTCACAGGGATTATTCTTAATTCTTCGGGATGTAGCAAAGGTAAAGGAAGATGGCTTTGGGAGTAATAAATATGACAATAGGGCCCACGAGCAGATTTCCACAGAGCATTGCAATAGATGATGACAAAAAAGATGCAGGGCACAAGCAAGGCTGAACCGCAGGGGCCACTGTAATAAGACCTTGTTGTATATTTTAACTTTTGCTAATAAAAAGCTAAGATATTTCTAAGACaccattttttcaaaagaaaaagaaaacccaaaaatgAGATTGGGTTAGGCTGTGGGATTCTTCCAAAGAAGTGAGAGAAAGGACTTGctttacagaattagaaaatgGTAAGGACTGGGGGCAAGAGGCAGGATATGTCATTCTTTAGTTAGTGTTGAACATTGTTCAAGACTTTCTCCAAACATTGTTCTATTTACGCCTTCTCTACAGGGTGGGAATATCCATCTCCATTTTTAAGAGGGAAGAAATTGATGGCTTCCCTAGATTACACAGTCAGAAACAAGGCCAGGATTCAAAATATCATGTGTTTGACTCAAAACCTATGTGCTTTTTCACTCTCCCAGGGAATTGGTGAGGCTTCCAGCCAGTAAGTAGGGCCTTATAAAGCAGACTGAATGGTCAGCATGATTCCAGGTCCTAGGCAGTCTCTAGTGATCTGGGTACCACTGTGGTTCCCTCTccttacagaaaaacaaaataaccatAAAAAAAACTGAAGGCTTCCCCAGGCTTGGACATGGCTGGTGTCTCCTGGGCCAGGTTGGCCTGTCTAACTCCTCCATAAGCAGATAGAGGATCCACAGGCACCATTGTCCCTACAAGGAGAAGGCTATTGGGATCCTGGTGTGGGGTCTCAGAGAAAAGCAGGGAGGGCTGGCATTCCAGGTAaagattatttgtcttttgtccCAGCCTCTGTGCTGGGTATTGGCAACACCAGTCCTAACCACAGTCACTCAACAGAGTTGTCTCATAAAAGAGCATCATGAGGCCTGAGACAGCACATCTCTTCAGCCTGACAGCCCCATGGGCTAAGTCAACATTTGTCAAACACacttcccctcctgcctcctgggaTCTCACCTTGGCAGCCCAGTTAACGAGCCAGGATGGAATTTGGCCACCTGGGTTATCGAAGTAATACATGAAAActagagagggaaagaaaggacaattcaaaaggaagaaacatgTTAGAAAGATACAATAACAAACCTTGCAAACATTCCACCTTCATATCCAGGTCCAGAAAGTAAGGAGGGAGGTAACATGGAATTCAAGTGGACTCGCCCCTCTGCCTTGCCTTACAGGAGacttaaatataaacattttggaaaacagccaAGGCACATTCTGCTGATATTTATTAAACGACTGGCAAGTGCTAGACTTGGATATAGTCTCTCATTTGATTATTTCTCTCATTAATCATCTCAATCCTAAGGAGTTGATAAAATTGAAACCCagtttataaatgataaaatggagACTCAGAAGAGTGGGGTGACAATGCCCAAGGTGGCAGATATAACACACGTAACAACTAAATTCAGATTTTGCCACAGCCTCGAGGCCACACCCATTCCAGTCCAGCGGGTGGCCACATGGATccctcccagcctctctcctgaGGCTGGAACTCAAGGCAGGCAGGTCCTGAGTCCCTGGGTTTTTGCTGAGCAGGAGCTGCCTCCTCAGAGATGGTCCCAccagccctcctgcccccactTGGCCGGTGTGTGCATGGACAGGACCAGTCTGAAGTGAGTTTCTAAACCTTCTGATTCACTTGGATGTTCTGATTTCATCTGAACAATGCAAGAGTCGGTAAAGAATGAATTGAGCAGATTTAAACATCCACGCTGCATTGTAGCCAAGCTTCTGGGGGTGAATTCAGTCTCCCTTGTTTCTTTTGCACCCGTGCCCAGTCCCTGACCTCAGGGAATAAGCATCCTGCATTTTACATGCCTTGCAGCCAGTGTGGCCTTACATCGGTGGTCCTGGCTGGTGCAGCAACACGTGCCCTCTTTTTACCTTTGCTCCCCCTCTTGCCATCGCTCTGGATCGCCAGCCTCTGCTTGTACTGCTTCACCCGAATCACGCCCGATTTCTCTGGAAACTGTGGCATGGAGGTGCTCTGGGCCAGGATCACGTGGATCTTCTGTCCTTCATGGTCCAGCTCTCGCCGCTGCCGCACATAGACGTACCACACCGCCAGTCAAGGCACGACATCAAGGCCAGCATCTCAGATGGGCAGAAGCCCGCAAGCCAGAAGCAAAGGGAGATGATTCTGTTCCTCCACTTGGCATCTGCTCCCTTGCACTGTTACTTCACTTCCTGCCCTGTCTGCCTACTTGCTCTGCAAAACCGCAGCTCCTCCCACCTGGTGTTCTCATTTGAGAGCGTGTATTACCCACCTGTGAATCGTTCCCTGCTGCTTTTAGTTATGTGGGGAACCCATTCCTCATTTTTCCAAGATGGCAATGAGATCTCAGAGGATTGGTCACTTATCAGCTTGTGATCCTGGTTTGGTTACTCAACTTTTCTGAGATTGGTTTCCCTCTGAAAGAAAAGAGGGTACCACTGCCCTGCAGGCAGACTTGGTGGGGGCTCTAGAGAGAGACTGGAGCAGAATAAGCCCTCAGTAAACAATGGGGACATTGCTCTTCGTCCTCCCCCTAAGCCCTAATCACTGACCTCTATGCACAGAGGATGGTCAGGAAGGGTTACTTACCCCTGGAGATCATAGGAAGACATATGAATACCTGAATATTTAGTAAGCAGATGCCCTTGCTGGTTCACCAAGAATCACGAAGCCATTTCAACTCAATAAACACTTATAGAATAACCACTACGTCTGTGGCACTATTATAGGGAAGATGATTTGATTTTAAGAAACAAGAGTCACCACTTATTGAGCCCTTACCACGTGCATGCATCATGTGCTTTACAATTAGCATGAATTTTGATCCTGAGAAAGTCCCTGTGAGTTCAGCATAAGTATCCCCATCCTCAGAGAAGAAACTTGCTGAAGATTCCATAGCCCAGCTGAAGTGATGGAACCTGAATTTGAACCAAGATTAGGCTCCAAAACCTGGTGAGATTTTCATAGCTACAGAGGGCTCAGCTCTTTAATGTGTTCATTAGACTTTCCAATAGTAGAATTTTAGGTTTCACAGGAGAAGGAATTAAAGCCTAAAATAATCCAAACAACCACTGTACGTACAACACAGTTACACTTACTGCAACAGCCGCGACCACAGCCCCAGGCCAGCTCGAAGGCTCTACAGCACCCACGGTgggctgcccctcctccaggcacCCTGCAGGATGGTCTATTGCCCCCAATCTCTAGGCACTGATGAGTAAAGCTCTTAAATGTTTTAGGGAAGGAATGAAGTTGCTTTAGCTCTGGATTTCCTCTCTCCcaagtcttttgttttttcctcacaGCAAATATGGTCCCACACCTTGCTTAGCTCATGTGATAAACATCACCTGACACTCCACGGAGGAAAAATTAACTTGATATATTAACTGACATTTCACAGAGTTCTTTGAAGGGTTGGAAGGTCCAGCATGCCACACAGTCTACGAGTGGAGAACCACTAGtttactgaggcccagagaagtggagTGCAttttccaagatcacagagcaaaCCAGGAAATGAGCACACACTTAACCTGGGATCTTTCCCTCCAAAACtaaggttcttttccattacactGTTCTCTATTCTAAAAATTGAACAGCCCTGGTTGGagatacatatgtgcatatacagGACTAAGAAACTCATTATGGGACTGTGTGGCACTGGAAAGCCAATGAAACCAAACTTCAAGGAGCACCAAGTGTCCACTCCTGAGAACAGCCCCCAGCAGTATCCACATGAGGTCAGAAAGTGGTGTTGCCCTGGTCCAGATCACCTTCTCTGGTCACAGCTGGACCTGGGCCCAGGCCTGCGTCTGCCACCCACTAGTGGTGAGAACCTGATGAGAACCTGAGCAGGATTCTGAACttccctttgcctcagtttccttccctgACTGATGGGGATGATGGCTCCTACCCTGCACAGTTGTTGGCAGGAGGacagaaaacaacataaaatctAAGGGATTAAGTAACCACAATATCTTGAATTACCTACCACCTGTATCTAGCAGTCTGTGGGAACGTGGCCAAAATAATCCCTTATGGAGTCTGTAATCTAGCTGGGCCAGGgtagacacatacacacaaaacacacagaaacaatACCCATAAACCACCCTGATGTCCCCTCTCTTTCTAAAGAACAattatttaggggcttccctggtggcacagtggttgcgcgtccgcctgccgatgcaggggaaccggggaCTTACAGAATGTTAGACCTAGAAAAGATTCAGGCGATCATCCAGTTCACtggtttccaagttttttttttcttttaatccacaGAACCTTTGTTAAAAGGATTATTTATGGAAATTCAGTGTGTAAAACACTCAGCTGCTATGATTGAAGAGAACAGTGGAGTGGAAATCTCACCTGTCCCCGCCTATATTCTACCCCATCTGCCCACCCAGCAAATGTCCATCACACCCTCCCAGGCTGGCCCTAAGGGGCTTCATAGAGCCTTGGAGTGTCAGCTAAAACTCCTCACATCCATTCAACTGCTTCATAtcataataaaggaaactgaggggaagaaacatacacacagtGTCCAGATCCATTATTcgaggaggaagggaggtggagggagcTGGAAATGTGGGGCCTGAGTCCCAGCCCCAGTCTGCTGCTAACCATCTGAGTGTGGGACTCGGTCACATTGCCTCTCTGGGTCCCTACTTCCTCTCCTATAGATTGAGAGAGTGTATTGAATACTCTTTATGAAAAGTTGTTTTCAGGTCCCCAATTCTCTGGCACAAGGATTTCCTAGAAAACTTTTCAGGAAATTATGAGCTGCCCTCCCGTGACCACAATTACAGATGCTCCACGTGGTCAGGCCTGGAAATCTGAAAGCCACACAGGAAGCAACAGCTGTAGCAGATGTCTCTACAAGAGTCAAAGACAATATTGTCCACACCTGCTGGACATACCACCATTGGGTGATGGCCAGGGGGCACAGAAACACTTCAAAAGCTGAGTAATGGTGTGCTTTTGGAAAGGATACATCTCTGTTGGACATGGGAAAAGGGTACTTGACTTGCCAGTAGACCACTACTTCTCCATTGCACTCTTTTTCataaagttctaaaaaaaaaaaaaaagaagttattgcATATAGAAGCCTCTTTGGCTTCTGTTAACAAGAAGCTTTGCCTCCCATcaagaaacttgcacaagcctcttagacagcctcatccaccagaggtcagacagaagaagcaagaagaactacaatcctgtagcctgtggaacaaaaaccccattcacagaaagatagacaagatgaaaaggcagaggactatgtaccagatgaaggaacaagataaaaccccagaaaaacaactaaatgaagtggaggtaggaaatcttccagaaaaagaatacagaataatgatagtgaagatgattcaggacctcggaaaaagaatggaggcaaagatctagaagatgcaagaaatgtttaacaaagccctagaagaattaaagaacaaacaaacagagatgaacaatacaataactgaaatgaaaaatactctagaaggagtcaatagcagaataactgaggcagaagaacggataagtgaccaggaagacagaatggtggaattcactgccacagaacagactaaagaaaaaagaatgaaaggaaatgaagacagcctaagagacctctgggacaacattaaacacaacaacattcacgttataggggtcccagaaggagaagaatgagagcaaggacctgagaaaatatttgaaggcatTATAGTCACAAatttccctaacgtgggaaaggaaagagccacccaagtccaggaagcacagagactcccaggcaggataaacccaaggagaaacacgctgagacacatagtaaccacactgacaaaaattaaagacaaagaaaaattattgaaagcaacaagggaaaaaaggaactacaaaaacaaacccataacaattaagaaaatggtcataggaacataaatattgataattaccttaaacatgaacgGATttaatgctcccaccaaaagacacaggcttgctgaatggatacaaaaacaagacccatgcatatgctgtctacaagagacccacttcagaccttgggacacatacagactgaaagtgaggggatcgaaaaagatattccatgcaaatggaaatcaaaagaaagctggagtagcaatactcatatcagataaaatagacNNNNNNNNNNNNNNNNNNNNNNNNNNNNNNNNNNNNNNNNNNNNNNNNNNNNNNNNNNNNNNNNNNNNNNNNNNNNNNNNNNNNNNNNNNNNNNNNNgcaactgctaacagctataaaagaggaaatcgacagtaacacaataattgtgggggattttaacacctcacttacaccaatggacagatcatccaaacagaaaattaataaggtaacacaagctttaaatgacacaatagaccagatagatttaattgatacttataggacattccatccaaaaagagcagattacgttttcttctcaagtgcacaaggaacattttccaggatagatcacatcttgggaaacaaatcaagcctcagtaaatttaagaaaatttaaatcatatcaagcacctttctgacaacaatgctatgagatcagaaatcaattacaggggaaaaaaacataaaaaacacaaacacatggaagttaaagaatatgctactaaataaccaagagatcactgaggaaataaagaagaaatcaaaaaatacctggaaacaaattacaacaaaaaaatgaccatccaaaacctatgggatgcagca
This region of Physeter macrocephalus isolate SW-GA chromosome 14, ASM283717v5, whole genome shotgun sequence genomic DNA includes:
- the LOC102992520 gene encoding phosphatidylcholine transfer protein isoform X1, encoding MDLGAGGFSEEQFREACAELQQPALSGADWELLVETFGISIYRLLDQQTGVYEYKVFGILEDCSLDLLADVYMDLDYRKQWDQYVKELYEKECNGEVVVYWQVKYPFPMSNRDRLGAIDHPAGCLEEGQPTVGAVEPSSWPGAVVAAVARRELDHEGQKIHVILAQSTSMPQFPEKSGVIRVKQYKQRLAIQSDGKRGSKVFMYYFDNPGGQIPSWLVNWAAKNGVPNFLKDMTKACQNYHKKT
- the LOC102992520 gene encoding phosphatidylcholine transfer protein isoform X3; amino-acid sequence: MDLGAGGFSEEQFREACAELQQPALSGADWELLVETFGISIYRLLDQQTGVYEYKVFGILEDCSLDLLADVYMDLDYRKQWDQYVKELYEKECNGEVVVYWQVKYPFPMSNRDRRELDHEGQKIHVILAQSTSMPQFPEKSGVIRVKQYKQRLAIQSDGKRGSKVFMYYFDNPGGQIPSWLVNWAAKNGVPNFLKDMTKACQNYHKKT
- the LOC102992520 gene encoding phosphatidylcholine transfer protein isoform X2, which translates into the protein MDLGAGGFSEEQFREACAELQQPALSGADWELLVETFGISIYRLLDQQTGVYEYKVFGILEDCSLDLLADVYMDLDYRKQWDQYVKELYEKECNGEVVVYWQVKYPFPMSNRDYVYVRQRRELDHEGQKIHVILAQSTSMPQFPEKSGVIRVKQYKQRLAIQSDGKRGSKVFMYYFDNPGGQIPSWLVNWAAKNGVPNFLKDMTKACQNYHKKT
- the LOC102992520 gene encoding phosphatidylcholine transfer protein isoform X4, with the translated sequence MDLGAGGFSEEQFREACAELQQPALSGADWELLVETFGISIYRLLDQQTGVYEYKVFGILEDCSLDLLADVYMDLDYRKQWDQYVKELYEKECNGEVVVYWQVKYPFPMSNRDRLGAIDHPAGCLEEGQPTVGAVEPSSWPGAVVAAVARRELDHEGQKIHVILAQSTSMPQFPEKSGVIRVKQYKQRLAIQSDGKRGSKEWSS